One genomic region from Tigriopus californicus strain San Diego chromosome 4, Tcal_SD_v2.1, whole genome shotgun sequence encodes:
- the LOC131879549 gene encoding luciferin sulfotransferase-like encodes MSCDSKNECIDKCEPGKERSNLPFQWREISEQEQRLRLQSWPEPMSVCRDVIALEPGNVIVPREFLDIAYQIYNFEIRSDDVFVVTFPKSGTTWAQEMIWQITHHCDFEGGKVNLGARSPFLELPMLIPDHKLMPMVPKEKLLQAKRILELARSMPSPRVIKSHLPICFQPPNLLNRCKVVYLARTPKDCCVSYYHHEQLVPIHGYEGDFKSYASWFKRGQLLYGDYWFHLSEAVSRQGHPNLKIIWYEQMKKDLPGVLQETCTWLEQPLSDWSLKELVQHLSFDRFKSNSAVNNAALTNPKTGQCFIRRGKIGDWKNHFDTETSLEWDDWIQEKKREFKINNLF; translated from the exons ATGTCTTGTGATTCTAAAAACGAGTGTATTGACAAGTGCGAGCCTGGCAAAGAAAGGTCTAATTTGCCGTTTCAATGGCGCGAAATTTCGGAACAAGAGCAGAGACTTCGACTTCAGAGCTGGCCGGAACCCATGTCAGTGTGCCGTGATGTCATTGCTCTGGAACCTGGAAATGTTATTGTTCCAAGAGAGTTCTTGGACATTGCATATCAGAtttataattttgaaatccgGTCTGATGATGTGTTTGTTGTTACCTTTCCTAAAAGTGGAACCACATGGGCGCAA GAAATGATTTGGCAAATAACCCATCATTGTGATTTTGAGGGCGGCAAAGTGAACTTGGGCGCCCGATCTCCCTTCCTGGAACTCCCCATGCTCATTCCCGATCACAAACTGATGCCCATGGTCCCCAAAGAGAAACTTCTTCAAGCCAAAAGGATTCTCGAATTGGCCAGATCCATGCCCTCGCCTCGGGTCATCAAAAGTCACCTGCCCATTTGTTTCCAACCACCAAATCTGCTCAACCGATGTAAAGTGGTTTATTTGGCCAGAACACCAAAG GACTGCTGTGTCTCCTACTATCATCATGAGCAATTGGTTCCTATTCATGGCTATGAAGGCGATTTCAAGTCTTATGCATCATGGTTCAAGCGAGGGCAGCTTCTGTATGGAGATTACTGGTTCCACCTTTCG GAGGCAGTATCACGCCAAGGCCATCCAAACTTAAAGATCATTTGGTATGAACAAATGAAGAAGGACCTACCCGGGGTACTCCAAGAAACCTGCACATGGTTGGAGCAGCCTTTGTCAGATTGGTCCTTGAAGGAACTTGTCCAACATTTGTCCTTTGACAGGTTCAAGTCAAATTCAGCCGTCAATAATGCAGCTTTGACCAATCCCAAGACCGGCCAATGTTTCATCCGAAGAGGCAAAATTGGTGATTGGAAGAACCATTTCGATACGGAGACCTCTTTGGAATGGGATGATTGGATccaggagaagaagagagagtTTAAGATAAACAACTTGTTTTAG